The DNA region AAGGCCAACTGACAAAGGGCTTCGGATACGCTTGCTCGGACAAGTTCATTCAACGGGCTCACTCGGATGGATAGAAGCCTGGTAAATTTCCTCGCCGTCCTCGCCCTTCACCACAACCTTAGTGAGCGATTTATCATCTATGTCGGCTGAGATTTGCTTAGCGATTTCGTGGGCGAACCTTTGCGCCGCCTGTACGGTTGGCAACTCAATGCCCTGCGGATCTTGCAAGACATAGCCGTCAACAATCTCAAAATGAAACCTGGGCATTGCGTCCTCCGAATAACGGAAAATGCATGCCGGTTCGGGATGTTCCGACGAAGCAACAGGTGGACGATATAAGCGATGCCGGCAGCCTTGAGCAGGTAAGACTGGAAAGGTGACTAGGCCTGTCCCGCGGACGTCCGCAAAAACAAAAAGAAGCCCGGGAGCACCGGGGAATGCTCGATCAAGGGCGAAGGGGAGCCGTTGTCCAGGATGTCGACCTCGTAAGTTTTCGGAACACCAATAATGAAACCGATTGTCCGATCCCCGTTCGTCTCGAAAAACGCCGCGCCCGCGGCGGGCTCTCATTTAGGAACGGATTACATGGGCTGCGCGTTCCTGAATCATGAGTGAGAGCGTAGCCATCCTCATAGAAGCCTGGGACTTTCTTGAAAGTCGGGCGAGGTTGCTAACAGCTCTGAAACGAACCGCTTCCTTCTGACCAAGATTGGTCGAAGCGGCCTTGGCTGGAGAGCGACGTAAGATCATGCTCACCAACCGGGCTATTGACGCGCGCCGAAGCCAATGTCCGATCTCGCAACGCTATGGAAACGTGAACGTCAGG from Bradyrhizobium genosp. L includes:
- a CDS encoding DUF6894 family protein, with amino-acid sequence MPRFHFEIVDGYVLQDPQGIELPTVQAAQRFAHEIAKQISADIDDKSLTKVVVKGEDGEEIYQASIHPSEPVE